One segment of Synechococcus sp. A15-24 DNA contains the following:
- a CDS encoding CopG family transcriptional regulator codes for MPLLQDLVQELQQRLEGQAPAPSSAAVADASSSERINVTLPRGVMDELKRHALEEGRSCGNLAAYLVEDALRRHRPLH; via the coding sequence GTGCCACTTCTTCAGGATCTGGTTCAGGAGCTGCAACAACGGCTTGAAGGGCAGGCTCCGGCGCCCAGCAGTGCTGCCGTGGCTGATGCGTCCAGCTCCGAGCGCATCAACGTCACTCTGCCTCGCGGTGTCATGGATGAACTCAAACGCCATGCCCTGGAGGAAGGCCGTAGTTGCGGCAATCTGGCGGCCTACTTGGTGGAGGATGCTTTGCGCCGCCATCGCCCGCTGCATTAA
- a CDS encoding DUF296 domain-containing protein, giving the protein MRPLPLKLAPGSDLRNSLEELGRTQGIHGFVLGVVGNLSRAAFQCPGQPEPTVLEGDLEVITLNGTIGPEGVHLHLSLSDGACQVWGGHLEPGTLVQKGVHLLVGVLDQTPAPAESNANAPAPRLEIAVLPGCPWCARALRLLRGMALPHTVITVNNDADFEACQTRSGMRTFPQVFIDGTAIGGYDDLTALHASGELETLR; this is encoded by the coding sequence ATGCGCCCTCTGCCGCTGAAGCTTGCTCCAGGCAGCGATCTGCGCAATAGCCTTGAGGAGCTCGGCCGGACGCAGGGCATTCACGGTTTTGTGCTCGGTGTGGTCGGCAATCTCAGCCGTGCTGCTTTCCAGTGCCCCGGGCAGCCAGAGCCCACCGTCCTGGAGGGCGACCTCGAGGTGATCACCCTGAATGGCACGATCGGGCCGGAGGGAGTGCACCTCCATCTGAGCCTCTCCGATGGAGCTTGCCAGGTGTGGGGGGGCCACCTCGAGCCCGGAACGCTGGTGCAGAAAGGCGTTCACCTGTTGGTGGGCGTGCTGGATCAGACCCCTGCCCCAGCCGAATCCAACGCGAACGCGCCTGCCCCACGGCTTGAAATCGCAGTGCTCCCGGGATGCCCCTGGTGCGCCCGCGCACTCCGACTACTGCGCGGCATGGCATTGCCCCACACCGTGATCACCGTCAACAACGACGCCGACTTCGAGGCCTGCCAGACCCGCAGCGGCATGCGCACCTTCCCTCAAGTGTTCATCGACGGAACGGCGATCGGCGGCTACGACGACCTCACAGCCCTGCATGCCTCCGGTGAGCTCGAAACCCTCCGCTGA